The Castor canadensis chromosome 8, mCasCan1.hap1v2, whole genome shotgun sequence genome contains a region encoding:
- the Cmtr1 gene encoding cap-specific mRNA (nucleoside-2'-O-)-methyltransferase 1 isoform X2 encodes MKRRTDPECTAPIKKQKKRVAELALNLSSTSDDEPPSSVNHAAKASTTSLSESDSETEGKQLSSDSFDDAFKADSLVEGTSSRYSMYNSFSQKLMAKMGFREGEGLGKYSQGRKDIVEASNQKGRRGLGLTLRGFDQELNVDWRDEPEPSACEQVSWFPECTTEIPDTQEMSDWMIVGKRKMIIEDETEFCGEELLHSVLQCKSVFDILDGEEMRRARTRANPYEMIRGVFFLNRAAMKMANMDFVFDRMFTNPRDAYGNQLVKDRGPELLYFADVCAGPGGFSEYVLWRKKWHAKGFGMTLKGPHDFKLEDFYSASSELFEPYYGEGGINGDGDITRPENISAFRNFVLDNTDRKGVHFLMADGGFSVEGQENLQEILSKQLLLCQFLMALSVVRTGGHFICKTFDLFTPFSVGLIYLLYCCFERVCLFKPITSRPANSERYVVCKSLKVGTDDVREYLFSVNIKLNQLRNTDSDVNLVVPLMVIKGDHEFTDYMIRSNESHCSLQIKALAKIKAFVQDTTLSEPRQAEIRKECLRLWDIPDQARVAPSSSDPKSKFFELIQGTEIDIFSYKPTLLTSKTLEKIRPVLDYRCMVSGSEQKFLLGLGKSQIYTWDGRQSDRWVKLDLKTELPRDTLLSVEIVHELKGELPDSGRKEQSPSVSEETMIVFVHPGPW; translated from the exons ATGAAGAGGAGAACTGACCCAGAATGTACTGCCCCcatcaagaaacagaaaaaaagagttgCAGAGCTTGCCCTGAACCTCAGTTCCACGTCTGATGATGAACCTCCTTCCTCTGTCAATCATGCAGCAAAAG caTCTACTACCAGCCTTAGTGAGTCTGACAGTGAGACCGAGGGGAAACAGCTCAGTTCTGACTCTTTTGATGATGCATTCAAAGCAGACTCCCTTGTGGAAGGAACATCTTCTCGCTACTCCATGTATAATAGTTTCTCTCAGAAGCTTATG GCCAAGATGGGCTTCAGGGAAGGTGAAGGATTGGGTAAATACAGCCAGGGTCGGAAGGACATCGTTGAGGCCTCTAATCAGAAAGGTCGAAGAGGCTTGGGTCTAACATTACGAGGCTTTGATCAGGAGCTGAACGTGGACTGGCGGGATGAACCAGAG CCCAGTGCCTGTGAACAGGTGTCATGGTTCCCAGAATGTACAACCGAAATTCCTGACACTCAGGAAATGAGCGATTGGATGATTGTGGGAAAG AGAAAGATGATTATTGAAGATGAAACAGAGTTTTGTGGGGAAGAGCTGCTTCATAGTGTGTTGCAATGTAAG AGTGTGTTTGACATCCTGGATGGGGAGGAGATGCGACGAGCCCGGACCCGGGCCAATCCCTACGAGATGATCCGAGGAGTCTTCTTCCTTAACAG GGCAGCGATGAAGATGGCTAACATGGATTTTGTGTTTGATCGCATGTTTACAAATCCACGGGATGCCTATGGG AATCAACTGGTGAAGGACCGGGGCCCCGAGCTTCTGTACTTTGCTGATGTCTGCGCAGGCCCTGGTGGCTTCTCAGAGTATGTGCTGTGGAGGAAGAAGTGGCATGCAAAGGGCTTTGGGATGACTCTGAAGGGCCCTCATGACTTCAAGCTGGAAGATTTCTACTCGGCCTCCAGTGAGCTCTTCGAACCCTACTATG GTGAGGGTGGAATCAATGGAGATGGAGATATTACCCGCCCGGAGAATATCTCTGCTTTTCGGAATTTCGTCCTGGATAACACAGATCgcaagggtgtccactttctGATGGCTGATGGG GGTTTCTCTGTGGAGGGGCAGGAGAACCTGCAGGAGATCCTCAGCAAGCAGTTGCTGTTGTGTCAGTTCCTCATGGCGTTGTCCGTGGTCCGGACAG GAGGCCACTTCATCTGTAAAACGTTTGACCTCTTCACACCATTCAGCGTGGGGCTCATCTACCTGCTCTATTGCTGCTTTGAGCGAGTGTGTCTCTTCAAGCCCATTACAAGCCGTCCTGCCAACTCAGAACG ATATGTGGTGTGCAAAAGCCTGAAGGTGGGGACAGATGATGTGCGGGAATACCTCTTCTCGGTGAATATTAAACTCAATCAGCTTCGGAACACTGATTCTGATGTCAACCTTGTGGTCCCCTTGATGGTGATCAAGGGAGACCATGAATTTACTGACTACATGATTCGGTCTAATGAGAG CCACTGTAGTCTGCAGATCAAAGCGCTGGCCAAAATCAAGGCCTTTGTTCAAGACAC GACCCTGAGTGAACCTCGGCAGGCAGAGATCCGGAAAGAGTGCCTCCGACTCTGGGAT ATCCCAGATCAGGCTCGAGTTGCTCCTTCTTCCTCAGACCCAAAATCGAAGTTCTTCGAGCTAATCCAG GGCACTGAGATCGACATCTTCAGCTATAAGCCCACGCTGCTCACCTCCAAAACCCTGGAGAAGATTCGCCCTGTGTTAGACTACCGCTGTATGGTATCTGGCAGTGAGCAGAAGTTCCTCCTTGGTCTCGGG AAGTCCCAGATATACACATGGGATGGCCGCCAGTCAGACCGCTGGGTGAAGTTGGACCTGAAGACAGAACTGCCCCGAGACACTCTGCTGTCTGTGGAAATCGTGCATGAACTAAAAGGGGAG TTGCCTGACTCAGGTAGGAAGGAACAGTCTCCAAGTGTGTCGGAGGAGACCATGATCGTCTTTGTACATCCAGGGCCCTGGTGA